ACTTCATCATATGCTTGGCAACCGTACCTTCGACTAAGGTAAACGACATGCGCGGCACGACAATCGGCATTTGCATACCGAAAGTCCGGAACGCTGCGCCGGTTAAGCCCCAGTACGCGATTTCCCCCGGCCCAAGAACCGTCGCAAGCACCGGAAGCACATATTCCTGCATTAACGGGCGGGTCAGCACATTGTTGCTGAAGCGTTCGGGCGTTTCCGAAGCAATGGCGAGCAGTTCGCTATGAGACCACGACAACGAGCCTCTACGGTTTTCGAAGCGGCCATTCCGTTTGTAGAGTAATGTACGCTCGCCACCTGCATTTTCGCCGTTATCCCGGTCTTCCAGAAACAGAAACAGATTGGCGCTTCCTTCAACAACATCCGCCTGCGCGGAATGGCCAAGCTCTCGAATCTCGGTCTCGCAGGTCCTGTAGGCAGCTTCAAGTTCGTCGTTGCGCTCGATCATTTGCCGGAACATTGGGGCTTCCAGTCTGCGCAGCTCCGGGTCGTCGGAATCAAGCAGCACCAAGCCCTCCTTACCAAACAGCCACCCCATAATATAAGCGAACCATTCGGACAAGCTTCGGGAACGACCGGCAAATCCGGTCAGAGTTTCAATTAGCCCGGGCTTGAATTCCGTATCTTCGAGCGCAGTGCTCAAGCTCTCTATGGCTTCCGTCATCGCCTCTGATATAAGTAAAGTGCGGCTGACGGATGTACGCGGGCCCTCGGGGCGGCCGATGCCGATTTTAATTAATCCTTGATCCCTGCTTTGAACGAACGCATGGCTCGCTTCGTCCCAATCGTGATCCTCGCCGGCGATCCAGAACAGCGGAACGATCTTCTGACCGGTTAATTCGCTTGCATGCCGCGCTGCTGCAATTATCGATACGGCTTTATGTATGACCATAAGCGGTCCCGTCATCAACCCGGCCTGCTGACCTCCGACCACGACAGGTGCGCCGGATGCAATTTCATTAATATTCCCTGCAACCTCAGCGTATCCGTTAAAACGAGTATTATACCGCTTAAGCACATTTGCCAATCGATCCGTCGGCACGCGGTTCGCCGATTGTTCGTTCAGCCGCTGCAGTCTAAGCTTCCAAGCCTCGTCTTCTGCGGGGTGGCTGCCGTAAATGGACTCAACTTTCGGGTTGGTCCGTTTCACATAAGCTTCGGTTAACGGCTGGCTGAAAGGCAGCTGCACCGATTCGATTTTCATGGACAGTCTCTACCTCTCCCTGAATGACTAAGTGGATAATTTTATAATGAATGCAAAGCAGTTTTCCTCATTGTACACAACGTAATGCGGACCGTCAAAATAAAATCGCCTTCCCTGAAGAGGAAGACGACTGCGTGCCGCTACACATTAAAAAAGCTTTTGCCGATTCCGATGCACATGAGCACGACATAAAACAATCCCATCAAGAAGAAGCCGAGCCGCCAAATCGCTCTCATGATTCGGGGGACATCGATGCTGCCGCGTGTCCGGTACTGAACGTTGCCGATCAATCCTCCGCCGAGCAGCAGCACGAGCAGTATTCCGTAAAACCCGAAGGTGCTGTTGAATACATTGTTAAATAGTACGGACACGCAGCCGATCAGCAAAGCGGTCGTCACATCCATCGCCGTCCGGAATGCCTTCTTCCGGTTGCCGCTCAATGCGGCGTATCCAAAATAAATCAGTAAGAAAGGGATAATGGGAATGACGGCCAGCACCGCATAGACGTGCATGATGCTCTCCCAAATCATTTGCATAACGGCCCGGCTCCTCTCGCCATTAATTCAATGTTAACGCTTTGACTATTGCCGAAACGGCGTCGTTCAGAGGAGAAGGAATGCCCGTCCGCTTCGCCAGAGCCGAAATCCCCCCGTTTATCCACTCGATTTCAGTCGTCCGACCGGCCTTTACGTCACGCAGCATGGAGGATTCGTTACCCGCCGTTTGCAGGCAAACAGAAAGCAAACGCTCCCACGCATCTCCGTCCGGCCGCATTCCGGCGGCAAGCAGGACCGTTTCGCACTCGTCGTGAAGCGCAGCCATCAGTTTTTTCCTTATCGGGTCCAAGCTCAATTCGCCGTTCGTGACACCGTAAATGGCCGTTAGGGGATTAATGACGGCATTAATCAGCAATTTATAGTAAAGACGATTATCCATCTCATTCGACAGAATTGTATCAATTCCTGCCGCCGCCAGCGCACGCGCCAACATTTTTTGCGCTTCGTCCTCTAATCCGTCAGCCTTCGGCCAGCGTCCGAGAGTAAGCGTACCCCGGCCTGTATAACGCACTGAGTTATCGCCGACGCGAAGCGCCCCTTCAGTGGAAACCGCAGCATAGAGCCCTGCGGCCGGGATGACCGCCTCAAGCCTCTCCATATGGCCGATTCCGTTCAGCAAACAGAGTAGCCCGGCCGAGTGCGAAGAAATAACGGCAACCTTGTCCATGAAATCACCGCTCAGATGCGACTGCTTCACCGCAAGCCAAATCCAATCGCCGCTTTCCGCCCGGCGAGATGCGGCGTAATTCTCGAGCGTTACGGCTGTCACGGGAACAGGCCTCAACCAAGCTCCGGCTTCCTCAAGCGTGATTCCATTCACGTTAAGCGATTCCGCTTGCTCTTCCGTTCGCGTAAGCAGCAGGACGGAAACACCCGACCGCGCCAGTCTTGCCGCATACATTAGTCCGAGTGAACCGGCTCCGATGATGATGATACGCACGTTTATCGCCCTTTTCGTCATGCATTGTTGTTTCCATCGTAACAGAATAAAAACAAAAAATCCCGCCGTTTTGTTGATTCGGCGAGATTTTTTATCGACTCTGTTAGTTCCCTTACTCGATTCGTTCCAGGTTGCCGTTGGCGTCCATCTTGAACCTGGGCTTCGCTTCGTCTTCTTCCGTTAACACAGTGAGACGCCGGGCACGGTCCATAATTTGAATGAGCGTTTTGTAATCGTCATTAACGGCACGGTAATCGGTTTGTGCGTTATTGACTTCCAGCGACAGCTTTTGATTTTGCTCCCTAAGAGTGAAAAGCTCTTCATCCTTGTCGCGCAGATCCCGCTCAAGCGTTTTGATTTGCCGTGTCAGCTCCTGATAAGTACCTTTCCATTGACGAAGGAAACGAATAACCGTATCGATGGATAACGACTCTTCCGTAACCGGCTCGTTTTTGTACGTGCGCTCTTCCGTGTCGATGATCGCGATAGAAGACACATGAGGGGCTGCGACATACGTTTGCTTTTTCATATAGTTCCGTTTCTGGCGCTGCTGCTTCGCGATTTGAATCGCATCTTCATAACGCTTGCGGACACAGCTGTTCCAACGAAAACCGCATGCGGCGGAAGTCCTTCCGATTCGTTCTCCGACTTCTTCGAAAGCGGCTAGCTGAGTGCTGCCTTCCCGAATATGCCGCAACGTGACCTCGGCTAAGATGAGATCGTCATCCGGGCTCCACGCATCTTGTCTGACTGCTGTCATGCAACGAAAACCTCCCAACATTAGGCGCTTACTTTATCTCTATGCCCTTGGTAGAGTTCATAGAATCTATCGGATACTAAATTGTATATCCATTTTTCTGAGGGCTCATACATGTTTTGGCCGGATTTGTACCAAACTTATTAAGAGCGCCTTTCAGCAGCCGAAAAGTTTGCCATTTCGTCACGAGAGGCGGGTTTACAACTCGTTTCCATAAACGTTATAATGAGCAGTAGAAATCGGGGTCTTTGTACTTGCGAGAGGGGGATGCAAAATCATGGCACGTATGTTCCGGGTACTCGGCTTTTGGACGCTTGTCATCGCTCTTATGGCGTTCGCCGGCGATATGACCGAGATGGCGCTCTTGTTCTTTATCCAAACGGTCGTGTTTGTCCTGTTAGGCTATTTGAACTTTTCCGAAAAAACTTACCTGCTGATGTTCTGGGGTTATATGGTAATCTCGTTTATCGGCTTCACGTATTGGACCGTATTTGTAATGGGTAACCCATTTTAGTTATATAAGCAAAGTTTCTCTCCGCAGAACTTTGCTTATATGCTGAAGCAAGTAATTTCATTTTGTACGGCGATCCTTGAGCCTTACATAGCCAAAAGGCTGCTACGCGTAGACAATGTCTACCGGAAGCAGCCTTTTTTGTGCTTATGTTTACCGCTTCTTGCGCAGCGCCATCACCTTGAACGCCTCGCTCATAGCGTCACTCAATAGCAGTTGGCGTATTGCGCGGTTGTTTTTTGCTGCTTCGCCGAACGGATTCGACCCATCATGCGCAGTGAGATCATTCAGTATTCCCTGATCAACAAGAAACTGCTTCTGGGTATCATAGTAAACGACCTCCCAGCCTGAACCCTCCGCAGCGCGCCTGCATGCACTAAAATTGACATGCGCGGTAATGTCCTGCCGGCCGGCATACACGAAAGGATCGTCATGCGCGACATGTTCCTTGTAGCAAAGCAGAGTGCCGCGCATCCGGTGCGGCGCCGCAAGCTCAGCCGCTTCATGGCCATAGTCGATAATAATGAGCGCTCCATCCGCCGCAAGCCGGCCGACCAAGGAGATCCACCGCTCCGCGGCAAGATTCACTTCGAATTCCTGTCCTTCCCGCAGTACTATGCCATCAGCCTTGAGCGATTGCGCAATACGCGCATCAGTTAGCGGCATGAAAGCATACCGGAAAAGACGCCCTCCGGATACCGCTTCATTGTCCGCGTCGGCAGCGCAGGCTACGCCAAGCTCCCACAAACGCCCGTTCTTCCAAACGACCCGGTGAACGGGAAACGCATCAAGCAGCTCATTTGCGAATACGATGAGTGGTTTACCGCTCCAATCCGACCGTTCTGCATCTTCCGGAGTCATAAACCGCACTGGCGCCTTGCAGCCGACTTCTCCAATTGTTCTCCGGGCTTCGGCTAAGTGAACCGGATTGCCTTCGATGAGAGAATATGTCAAATTGTTCATCCACGGATGCCCAAGTCTCTCCCAGGCTGTGAGAATGTGCCGGGACAGTCTGCCGGTTCCCGCTCCCCATTCCGCGACTTCGGCATCCCCCCCGAACGATTCAATTACCCGGGCAATAAAGGCGGCCAGCTTATCCCCCATAACCGAGCCAACGGCCGAGCTCGTATAGAAATCTCCCGTTTTTCCGATTCGGAGCGCTCCTGACCGATAATAGCCGCCCTCATCGTCATATAGGCACATATCCATATAATCACGAAACGATATACAGCTCACGGCTTGCATGACATCCGGTTCCGCCCTGAGCCAGCCCTCCGCGCCTTCAGTCCTTATACGGTTTATAATCCGTTTCGTCAGCTCTTCCGACGGTTTCAATCCAATTCCCCCTAAAGGACAAAGTTGCCTGTTCAAGATATAATAGAATGATTGTGCGCATATAGTAGTGCAAGCCAAACACTCAAGAAAGGGGGGCCGATCTTGGTAGGAAAGAAACGCGGCCGGTTTGTGGCGTTCGCGGCCGGCGCACTCGCCGTCTGGTTGACCGTCTCCCCCGTTCTCGCCCAATCGCCGGAGGATGATGAAATCCGGGGCATACTGGAGAAAAGCTTGTCTGTCGTGGAATTGGACAAGGAGATTAACCGCATCGAACAGCAGCAGCAAACGATCACACGCCAGTTGAAGGAATCCCGCGAGAATCTGGAGCGGCAGCGGGCGGCGATCGATAAACATCGCGAGGACGCCGGCAAAGTGCTCCGCGCTTATTATACAGGTGAACGCGACGTGCTGCTTGCCGCCATACTTTCTTCGGACAGTTTTGCCGATTTTCTTGCGATGATGGACTATTTCGATGTTATTTTCTCTAATGACCAGCTTACCCTCGATCGCTATTCGAAACAATACAATGAATTAAAAAAAGGCGTCGCACGGCTTGGAAAAGAATCAGAACAGCTGGATCAAGTGGGAGAGCAGCTAAAGGCTCAGCGTGAAAGAGTAACCGTGCTTCAGCACGATGTGGACAGCTCTTTAAGCGGACGTTCGGATGCCGACAAGCTCCGGCTGATGATATCGGAACTTACAAGCTTCTGGCAGAATGTCGGAGTGTACGAGGTCAAACGTTATTTCGGCGCGCTCGCGGATGCCATGAAAAACCTTCCTGAATGGGTGCAAAAAAACAAGGATATGCTGGAGATCGACGGTTTCAACTATACGCTTACGATACCGGAAAACAAATTAAATGCATTTTTGCGCGGGCAGAACCCGCTGTTCGACAACTTCGCCTTCGTTTTCGAGCATGGCGTGCTCTCGGTGACAGGTAAACGCGACGGGCTCGACGTCAAGATATCCGGGCACTACACGGTCGAAGAGATTGATACGGGGAACGCTATCATCTTCCATGTCGACGAGCTGATTTTCAACGGACTCGCCCTTCCCGACACAACGCGAAAGTCTCTTGAGGATCAATTTGACCTCGGCTTCTATCCGCAAAAAATAGTCTCGTTTCTTCAGGCGAAATCAGTTGCCGTAGAAGACGGGAAATTAATTGTCAAGCTTTCCGTCAACCTGTAGCGGCGCTTTGGCGCCGCTTTCTTCATTCCACTGGCCAATTAGCTCTTCCGCCGTTTCCGAGGTGAAAGCATCCGCTTTAACGCTCCCCCACAGCTTGGCCCATCTGTCCCAGCTCGCCGTCCAATACGGATCGGCTGCCAGTGCCTGCCCTTTAAATAAACCCAGCGCCCAGTAGGGAGGACGGCTTGTGATTGCAGCGGTTTCGAACTCTCCCGCATACGCCGATTTTCGCGCCGGCAGCGTGCCGATTGTTTGATACCGCCTAACCTGCCCGTCAACGGAAGTCATCTGGCTTATCCATAAGCGTGCCTGTTCCAGGCGCTCTGATTGAGCCGATAGTACAAAGCTTCTGCCGCCAAGCCATGCAAGCGGTAGTTTTGAGGGAGTCGCGATGGTCACACTGTCATCTACATTTGACCGGTATACCGTCCACGGCATTACGGCGGACATCAATTCACCGGCTCTAAGCCTACTAAGTACCTCGGCTGTCTGTTCTTGGCTGTTTGGCTCGGCGAGTTTCCCCCGGTGCTCGGCAAGAAATCGGATTTGCTGCTTTGCCTTTGCATTTAAAGGCGGTAACTTTGCCGCCTCCCCACGCCCGCTGAAAGCGCCCAGCCAAGCTGTAATCTGCCTTGGATCAGACAGAAGGATATTGATGGGCATAACGGACGGCAATGCGCTCTGCAGCGCGTTATAGCCTCTTATATAGTCCTCCCAAGTGTCCGGCGGTTTATTCAGACCCGATCTCTTCAGAAGCTCACTTTGCCAGACAATAAGCATAGGGTTGCTGTCAACAGGTACTCCCCAAAGCGAACCGTTCCATTTCAATGTATTTGTTAGCGCTTCCAATTGATCGCTGAGCATATCGCCTGTATAGATCTCATCAGCGGGCAGCAAGTACCCCTGTACCGCAAATTCTCCGACACGGTTGTTGTACAGAAGCATAACGTCGAACGGTTCTCCGCTTTGCGCCGCTGTCTTCCACGCTTCATAGGCGGCGTTCTCCGGGAAATTTACGATAACGACCTTCACCGCGGGATGCTTCATTTCAAACATTTCATTGCTTTCAAGCCAATAATGATATTCAGCTTCGCTCATAGAGACGGCGATTCGGATAGTAGCTGCTGCTTCATTATTTGGATCAATGAGCGGCGGCTTCTTCACCGAAGCGACTCCACCCCAGGTTGTAGCCGAAGAACCGGGCTTGCCGATCATCGGAACAAGCAGCGCCGAGCAAATAAGGAACACGCCAATAAGCATTAATACATATTTCCTGCGCGACACTTCTTCCTCCCTTTCCGCCTTTCGACCTATTACCCATTGTAGCAAGAAAGGCCTGCTTTGTCGCTATGCCCGGACATTATGCCCGAAACAAAAAAATCGCGCTCCTCCGCCAAAAAACTGGGCAAGAGGAGAGCGATCTTACTTTTCGACGACTTCAAGGCTGATGCGGATTGCAGCTAAAGGAGGTCGGCCGCCAATTGGGCGAGCTTGGAGCGTTCGCCCTTCTCGAGTGTCATATGGCCGCTGATGCCCTCCTGCTTGAATCGCTCCACGATGTGGGTCAGACCGTTGCTAACTGAATCCAGATAAGGATGGTCGATTTGCTCCGGGTCACCCATTAGCACGATTTTACTGCCTTCGCCGACGCGTGACACAATTGTCTTCACTTCATGCCGTGTCAAGTTTTGCGCTTCGTCGATAATGATAAACTGCGCCGGTATCGAGCGGCCGCGGATATAGGTTAGAGCTTCGACCTGAATGCTGCCCAAACCCATCAGTATTTTATCAATGTCCCCGGACTTCTTCGTATCGAACAAATATTCCAGATTATCATAAATCGGCTGCATCCACGGACGCAGCTTTTCTTCCTTCTCGCCTGGCAAATAACCGATATCCTTCCCCATCGGCACTACCGGCCTTGCAATGAGCAGCTTCTTGTATTTATGCTCATCCTCGACTTTCATAAGCCCTGCCGCCAGTGCAAGCAGCGTTTTGCCGGTGCCGGCTTTACCCGTCAGCGTTACAAGCGGAACATCATCGCTTAGGAGCAGCTCCAGCGCCATACGCTGCTGCGCGTTCCGGGCGGTAATACCCCATACCGGATCGTTGCTTAAGTAAAGCGGCTCGAGTCTCGCCCCATCCTGCGTCACTTTCAGCAGTGCCGATTTGGAAGTGCCCATCTCGTCCCGCAGAATAACAAACTCATTAGGATGGAGCTTGGTGCCAAGCTGCAGGTTTTTAATCGTCAGGAAACGATAGGTATAGAATTCGTCAATTACTGATGGATGAACGAATATCGTCAAATAGCCGGCATACACGTCCGAGGGAGCGACGACACGGTCGGACAAATAATCTTCGGCGGAAAGTCCCAGCACATCCGCCTTGATCCGGACCAGCACGTCCTTGCTCACAATGACGACCGGTCTTGGCTCCTCTTTATTTTGTTCCTCCATGTAATAATTTAAGGCGACGGCCAAGATGCGGTTATCGTTGGACATTTCGCCGAACATTTCCTGTACACGTACAAAACTGCGATGGTTGAGCTCTACTTTAAGGAGCCCCCCGTTGTTCAGCTGGATGCCTTCATGTAAATGGCCGTTCTCGCGCATCTGATCAAGCAATCTCGATACGGAGCGGGCGTTGCGTCCCAGTTCGTCGGCAAGCCTCTTCTTCGAATCGATCTCTTCCAACACCACCGCGGGAATTATGACCTCATTGTCAGCGAAAGCGAATATCGCTTGTGGATCGTGCAGCAGCACATTAGTATCGAGCACGAATATTTTTTTCATGCGTGACCCCTCCTGGCGTTGGAATTTCGTTTGAATCGCGTACATAGCGTTACCTGCTTCGGGCAAACTATGCTGGAAAAGACGAAACGTGACTAAGAAAGGTCAGGTGGCGATTATGTTTAAGTGGCTGGTGTCGGCTATGGTCCTTTGCTTGCTCGCAACAGGCTGCGGTACTGTCGCTCGCAATGAGACATCACCCTCCCCGCAAAATGATAACCGCGTTCGCGTTCAGCAAACTGCGCCCCGCAAGGAAGAAATCAGCAACCCGCAACAAGTTGCGGCGCATTTGGAGTCATTGGCACGGCGAGTTCCCGGTGTAAGAGGAGCCCACTGTGTTGTTATGGGAAATACGGCGGTCGTCGGTATTGATGTGGATGGCAGGATGGAACGGTCCCGGGTGGGAACGATTAAATATGCGGTGGCGGAAGCGTTCCTAAAAGATCCTTACGGTATCAATGCCATCGTTACAGCCGATATGGACCTTACTAACCGTATCAGGGAAATTGGGGCCGATATCGGGCGTGGACGACCGTTCTCCGGCTTTGCCGAGGAGCTCTCGGACATCATGGGACGAATTGTACCTCAATTGCCCCGCGAGACGCAGACGAGGGAAACGGAACAAGGCAATCAGGATGCACCCAAAATGAAGAAGAATTTGTAAAGATTAACCTCGTAAGAACACAAAAAGCCTAGTCATCGTGCACTAGGCTTTTCTCATGGAGGCAAACACCTGGCCATCCAGTTTGTCTGCAGCTCGTTTATCATACGTTTTTTCATACTCCGGCAACGCGGACAAGCGTGCTCCGTAGAACATGGCA
This is a stretch of genomic DNA from Paenibacillus sp. sptzw28. It encodes these proteins:
- the bshC gene encoding bacillithiol biosynthesis cysteine-adding enzyme BshC, whose protein sequence is MKIESVQLPFSQPLTEAYVKRTNPKVESIYGSHPAEDEAWKLRLQRLNEQSANRVPTDRLANVLKRYNTRFNGYAEVAGNINEIASGAPVVVGGQQAGLMTGPLMVIHKAVSIIAAARHASELTGQKIVPLFWIAGEDHDWDEASHAFVQSRDQGLIKIGIGRPEGPRTSVSRTLLISEAMTEAIESLSTALEDTEFKPGLIETLTGFAGRSRSLSEWFAYIMGWLFGKEGLVLLDSDDPELRRLEAPMFRQMIERNDELEAAYRTCETEIRELGHSAQADVVEGSANLFLFLEDRDNGENAGGERTLLYKRNGRFENRRGSLSWSHSELLAIASETPERFSNNVLTRPLMQEYVLPVLATVLGPGEIAYWGLTGAAFRTFGMQMPIVVPRMSFTLVEGTVAKHMMKYGLSFEDVALRFAELKADWLARQDEIDIDARFAHAKRQFADIYEPLLQAVGSVQTGLSALGETNKRKIIEQIEFLEARTRDAHAKRFEAVTRQLDLVAQSLWPDTKPQERIINVTVYWNRYGRMWLDRLLEAPFDPCGGHRMIYL
- a CDS encoding DUF3397 domain-containing protein, producing MQMIWESIMHVYAVLAVIPIIPFLLIYFGYAALSGNRKKAFRTAMDVTTALLIGCVSVLFNNVFNSTFGFYGILLVLLLGGGLIGNVQYRTRGSIDVPRIMRAIWRLGFFLMGLFYVVLMCIGIGKSFFNV
- a CDS encoding ketopantoate reductase family protein; this encodes MTKRAINVRIIIIGAGSLGLMYAARLARSGVSVLLLTRTEEQAESLNVNGITLEEAGAWLRPVPVTAVTLENYAASRRAESGDWIWLAVKQSHLSGDFMDKVAVISSHSAGLLCLLNGIGHMERLEAVIPAAGLYAAVSTEGALRVGDNSVRYTGRGTLTLGRWPKADGLEDEAQKMLARALAAAGIDTILSNEMDNRLYYKLLINAVINPLTAIYGVTNGELSLDPIRKKLMAALHDECETVLLAAGMRPDGDAWERLLSVCLQTAGNESSMLRDVKAGRTTEIEWINGGISALAKRTGIPSPLNDAVSAIVKALTLN
- a CDS encoding RsfA family transcriptional regulator; its protein translation is MTAVRQDAWSPDDDLILAEVTLRHIREGSTQLAAFEEVGERIGRTSAACGFRWNSCVRKRYEDAIQIAKQQRQKRNYMKKQTYVAAPHVSSIAIIDTEERTYKNEPVTEESLSIDTVIRFLRQWKGTYQELTRQIKTLERDLRDKDEELFTLREQNQKLSLEVNNAQTDYRAVNDDYKTLIQIMDRARRLTVLTEEDEAKPRFKMDANGNLERIE
- a CDS encoding DUF2626 domain-containing protein, producing MARMFRVLGFWTLVIALMAFAGDMTEMALLFFIQTVVFVLLGYLNFSEKTYLLMFWGYMVISFIGFTYWTVFVMGNPF
- a CDS encoding class I SAM-dependent methyltransferase is translated as MKPSEELTKRIINRIRTEGAEGWLRAEPDVMQAVSCISFRDYMDMCLYDDEGGYYRSGALRIGKTGDFYTSSAVGSVMGDKLAAFIARVIESFGGDAEVAEWGAGTGRLSRHILTAWERLGHPWMNNLTYSLIEGNPVHLAEARRTIGEVGCKAPVRFMTPEDAERSDWSGKPLIVFANELLDAFPVHRVVWKNGRLWELGVACAADADNEAVSGGRLFRYAFMPLTDARIAQSLKADGIVLREGQEFEVNLAAERWISLVGRLAADGALIIIDYGHEAAELAAPHRMRGTLLCYKEHVAHDDPFVYAGRQDITAHVNFSACRRAAEGSGWEVVYYDTQKQFLVDQGILNDLTAHDGSNPFGEAAKNNRAIRQLLLSDAMSEAFKVMALRKKR
- a CDS encoding extracellular solute-binding protein translates to MSRRKYVLMLIGVFLICSALLVPMIGKPGSSATTWGGVASVKKPPLIDPNNEAAATIRIAVSMSEAEYHYWLESNEMFEMKHPAVKVVIVNFPENAAYEAWKTAAQSGEPFDVMLLYNNRVGEFAVQGYLLPADEIYTGDMLSDQLEALTNTLKWNGSLWGVPVDSNPMLIVWQSELLKRSGLNKPPDTWEDYIRGYNALQSALPSVMPINILLSDPRQITAWLGAFSGRGEAAKLPPLNAKAKQQIRFLAEHRGKLAEPNSQEQTAEVLSRLRAGELMSAVMPWTVYRSNVDDSVTIATPSKLPLAWLGGRSFVLSAQSERLEQARLWISQMTSVDGQVRRYQTIGTLPARKSAYAGEFETAAITSRPPYWALGLFKGQALAADPYWTASWDRWAKLWGSVKADAFTSETAEELIGQWNEESGAKAPLQVDGKLDN
- a CDS encoding PhoH family protein, encoding MKKIFVLDTNVLLHDPQAIFAFADNEVIIPAVVLEEIDSKKRLADELGRNARSVSRLLDQMRENGHLHEGIQLNNGGLLKVELNHRSFVRVQEMFGEMSNDNRILAVALNYYMEEQNKEEPRPVVIVSKDVLVRIKADVLGLSAEDYLSDRVVAPSDVYAGYLTIFVHPSVIDEFYTYRFLTIKNLQLGTKLHPNEFVILRDEMGTSKSALLKVTQDGARLEPLYLSNDPVWGITARNAQQRMALELLLSDDVPLVTLTGKAGTGKTLLALAAGLMKVEDEHKYKKLLIARPVVPMGKDIGYLPGEKEEKLRPWMQPIYDNLEYLFDTKKSGDIDKILMGLGSIQVEALTYIRGRSIPAQFIIIDEAQNLTRHEVKTIVSRVGEGSKIVLMGDPEQIDHPYLDSVSNGLTHIVERFKQEGISGHMTLEKGERSKLAQLAADLL
- a CDS encoding YhcN/YlaJ family sporulation lipoprotein, with product MFKWLVSAMVLCLLATGCGTVARNETSPSPQNDNRVRVQQTAPRKEEISNPQQVAAHLESLARRVPGVRGAHCVVMGNTAVVGIDVDGRMERSRVGTIKYAVAEAFLKDPYGINAIVTADMDLTNRIREIGADIGRGRPFSGFAEELSDIMGRIVPQLPRETQTRETEQGNQDAPKMKKNL